One Methylosinus sp. LW4 genomic region harbors:
- the bcsN gene encoding cellulose biosynthesis protein BcsN, with protein sequence MSRFSRHSPPLLLLALGLSACSPTRGILAVDPTPTGATAAPPPAQGVEARSGAASILALPVEARVRGGLEERRYANGWRQSVALDRALMGKGWNELTVDIRAAAAGSGHEGEIPMGKPTEVGVRQELSLRFPTTRMRIIAKPLRNELGPFGLAVGPGSEGTRCAFAWQWVDDLRAVARPDAAATTIVRGDEIPASIRMRLCRKGVTEQQFADWFSRLRATEAANVERVVEAARSGVDTPAPSPAAGERPAAPATVASIAAPAKRPLVHKAKVRPLHRHEETTTEVRRYSEPAKSVETKPVETRAAAVHFDPGLPPQAFAGPPKPAAR encoded by the coding sequence CTCGAGACATTCGCCGCCGCTGCTGTTGCTCGCGCTCGGCCTTTCCGCCTGCTCCCCGACGCGCGGCATTCTCGCCGTCGATCCGACGCCGACCGGCGCCACAGCGGCGCCGCCGCCGGCGCAGGGCGTCGAGGCGCGCAGCGGCGCCGCCTCCATTCTGGCGCTGCCGGTGGAAGCGCGCGTGCGCGGCGGCCTCGAGGAGCGCCGCTACGCCAATGGCTGGCGCCAGAGCGTCGCGCTGGACCGCGCCCTTATGGGCAAGGGCTGGAACGAGCTGACCGTCGACATTCGCGCGGCCGCCGCCGGGAGCGGCCACGAGGGCGAGATCCCCATGGGCAAGCCCACCGAGGTCGGCGTGCGTCAGGAGCTGTCGCTGCGCTTTCCGACGACGCGCATGCGCATAATCGCCAAGCCGCTGCGCAATGAGCTCGGACCCTTCGGCCTCGCCGTGGGGCCGGGGTCGGAGGGAACGCGCTGCGCCTTCGCCTGGCAATGGGTCGATGATCTGCGCGCCGTCGCCCGGCCGGACGCCGCCGCGACGACCATCGTTCGCGGCGACGAGATTCCCGCCTCGATCCGCATGCGCCTCTGCCGCAAGGGCGTCACCGAGCAGCAATTCGCCGATTGGTTCTCACGGCTGCGCGCCACCGAGGCCGCCAATGTGGAGCGCGTCGTCGAGGCCGCCCGCAGCGGCGTCGATACGCCCGCGCCTTCGCCCGCCGCCGGCGAGCGGCCCGCGGCCCCGGCGACGGTGGCGAGCATCGCCGCCCCGGCCAAGCGGCCGCTGGTCCATAAGGCGAAGGTCAGGCCTCTCCATCGCCATGAGGAGACGACGACCGAGGTTCGCCGCTATAGCGAGCCGGCCAAATCGGTAGAGACCAAGCCGGTGGAGACCCGGGCCGCCGCGGTCCATTTCGATCCCGGCCTGCCGCCCCAGGCCTTCGCCGGCCCGCCCAAGCCCGCGGCGCGATGA